Proteins encoded together in one Candidatus Methylomirabilota bacterium window:
- the ilvA gene encoding threonine ammonia-lyase — MSALPAEAVGPAEIEAAQARLAGVIHVTPCAYSQSLSELTGARVFVKLENLQMTGSFKERGAANVLLQLTPEERERGVVTASAGNHGLAVAFHAARLGIAAVIVMPEWAPLTKVLSARRQGAEVVLHGDNYDAAYARAREIEAARRLVFVHPFDDARVIAGQGTIGLELAAQVPELDAVLVPVGGGGLSTGVAIALKSRRAGVEVIGVEAEEIAAMKAALTSNDRVTVAAAATIADGIAVRRVGELTLSLARRWLDQVVTVSEEEIANAILLLLEIEKTVVEGAGAVPLAALVNKKVALTGKTVALVLSGGNIDVNLISRIIERGLVKDGRLVRLAVMLRDRPGELARLTALVAEMRANVLHILHDRAFSRARLGQTEVEVTLETSGRDQIDAVKRHLAEAGYAVHEIVRRAAPSPPGS, encoded by the coding sequence GTGAGCGCCCTGCCCGCGGAGGCGGTGGGGCCCGCCGAGATCGAGGCCGCGCAGGCCCGCCTGGCCGGAGTGATCCACGTGACGCCGTGCGCGTACTCCCAGAGCCTGAGCGAGCTCACGGGCGCGCGGGTCTTCGTCAAGCTGGAGAACCTCCAGATGACGGGCTCCTTCAAGGAGCGCGGAGCCGCCAACGTGCTGCTGCAGCTCACCCCGGAGGAGCGCGAGCGCGGCGTGGTGACGGCGAGCGCGGGCAATCACGGCCTCGCGGTGGCCTTCCACGCGGCGCGCCTGGGCATCGCCGCCGTCATCGTGATGCCGGAGTGGGCGCCGCTGACCAAGGTGCTGTCGGCGCGGCGCCAGGGCGCGGAAGTCGTGCTCCACGGCGACAACTACGACGCAGCCTACGCCCGCGCGCGGGAGATCGAGGCGGCGCGGCGGCTCGTGTTCGTGCACCCCTTCGACGACGCGCGGGTGATCGCCGGCCAGGGCACGATCGGGCTCGAGCTGGCCGCCCAGGTGCCGGAGCTGGACGCCGTCCTGGTGCCCGTCGGCGGCGGCGGGCTCTCCACCGGGGTGGCCATCGCGCTGAAGTCCCGACGCGCGGGCGTCGAGGTGATCGGCGTGGAGGCCGAGGAGATCGCCGCGATGAAGGCGGCGCTGACCTCGAACGACCGCGTCACCGTCGCCGCCGCCGCCACCATCGCCGACGGCATCGCGGTGCGGCGCGTGGGGGAGCTGACCCTGTCGCTGGCCCGGCGGTGGCTCGACCAGGTGGTGACGGTGAGCGAGGAGGAGATCGCCAACGCCATCCTGCTGCTGCTCGAGATCGAGAAGACGGTGGTCGAGGGCGCGGGCGCGGTGCCCCTGGCCGCCCTCGTCAACAAGAAAGTCGCGTTGACGGGGAAGACGGTGGCGCTCGTCCTCTCCGGTGGTAACATCGACGTCAACCTGATCTCGCGGATCATCGAGCGCGGCCTCGTCAAGGACGGCCGGCTCGTGCGCCTGGCCGTCATGCTGCGCGACCGGCCCGGCGAGCTCGCGCGGCTCACCGCGCTGGTGGCGGAGATGCGCGCCAACGTGCTGCACATCCTCCACGACCGCGCGTTCTCACGGGCGCGGCTCGGGCAGACCGAGGTGGAGGTGACGCTCGAGACGTCGGGACGCGACCAGATCGACGCGGTGAAGCGACATCTCGCCGAGGCGGGCTACGCCGTCCACGAGATCGTGCGCCGCGCCGCGCCCTCGCCCCCAGGCTCCTAG
- a CDS encoding isoaspartyl peptidase/L-asparaginase, whose protein sequence is MTSRVPALIVHGGAGADPKGGREELRAGIEQAVHAGWERLAAGGSSLDAVEAAVCAMEDHPRFNAGRGSVLTSAGTVEMDASIMEGDGLTNGAVACVSGVRHPITLARRVLEAGRHCLFVAEGALAQARALGVPLCDPAELVLEHQRRRLQETQAGTVGAVALDRAGVIAAATSTGGTSGKLPGRVGDSPLIGCGTYAESTLGGVSCTGDGEAIIRVVLARRTLEIMKSVGDPKHACQVALDVLVEEGRGGGGLIAVDWKGRIGWAHSTPLMPVGWANPSQGIVVGF, encoded by the coding sequence GTGACAAGCCGCGTGCCCGCGCTGATCGTGCACGGCGGCGCGGGCGCCGATCCCAAGGGCGGCCGCGAGGAGCTGCGCGCGGGCATCGAGCAGGCGGTGCACGCGGGATGGGAGCGCCTGGCTGCCGGCGGCTCGTCGCTCGACGCGGTGGAAGCGGCGGTGTGCGCGATGGAGGACCATCCGCGCTTCAACGCGGGACGCGGCTCCGTCCTCACCAGCGCGGGCACGGTGGAGATGGACGCCTCGATCATGGAGGGGGACGGGCTCACCAACGGCGCGGTGGCCTGCGTGAGCGGCGTCCGCCATCCCATCACGCTCGCCCGCCGCGTCCTCGAGGCCGGCCGCCACTGTCTCTTCGTCGCCGAGGGCGCGCTCGCGCAGGCGCGGGCGCTGGGCGTGCCGCTCTGCGATCCCGCCGAGCTCGTCCTCGAGCATCAACGGCGCCGGCTGCAGGAGACCCAGGCGGGCACGGTGGGCGCGGTTGCCCTCGATCGCGCGGGCGTGATCGCCGCCGCGACCTCCACCGGCGGCACGAGCGGCAAGCTCCCCGGACGCGTGGGCGATTCGCCCCTCATCGGGTGCGGCACCTACGCGGAAAGCACGCTGGGCGGCGTGTCCTGCACCGGCGACGGCGAGGCCATCATCCGCGTGGTGCTGGCCCGGCGCACGCTCGAGATCATGAAGTCGGTGGGCGATCCCAAGCACGCCTGCCAGGTCGCGCTGGACGTGCTCGTGGAAGAGGGGCGCGGCGGGGGCGGCCTGATCGCGGTGGACTGGAAGGGGCGCATCGGCTGGGCGCATTCCACCCCGCTGATGCCGGTGGGCTGGGCCAATCCCTCCCAGGGCATCGTGGTGGGGTTTTGA
- a CDS encoding uracil-DNA glycosylase yields MIVPEVGGENNVSLADLAASIIACRRCPRLVRHREAVAAAPPRRYRGETYWARPLPGFGDPRARVLVMGLAPAAHGGNRTGRMFTGDRSGDWLYRALHAAGFANQPTSRHAGDGLRLHGAYITAAARCAPPANKPTPGELARCQPFLLEELRRLTEVRVIVALGKIGWDTYLRARRALAAPLPRPLPRFGHGAEAAMPDGVILLGCFHPSQQNTFTGRLTRPMLHGVFRRARTLARRRS; encoded by the coding sequence GTGATTGTCCCCGAAGTTGGCGGCGAGAACAACGTGTCGCTCGCCGATCTCGCCGCGAGCATCATCGCGTGCCGCCGCTGTCCCCGACTCGTCCGCCACCGCGAAGCGGTCGCCGCCGCGCCCCCACGCCGCTACCGCGGCGAGACCTACTGGGCGCGCCCGCTCCCCGGCTTCGGCGATCCTCGCGCGCGCGTGCTCGTGATGGGACTGGCGCCCGCCGCCCACGGCGGGAACCGCACCGGGCGCATGTTCACCGGCGACCGCAGCGGCGACTGGCTCTACCGCGCGCTGCACGCCGCGGGCTTCGCCAATCAGCCCACGTCGCGCCATGCCGGCGATGGCCTCCGTCTGCACGGCGCCTACATCACCGCGGCGGCGCGCTGCGCGCCGCCGGCCAACAAGCCCACGCCGGGGGAGCTGGCGCGGTGTCAGCCCTTCCTGCTGGAGGAGCTCCGGCGCCTCACGGAGGTGCGCGTGATCGTGGCCCTCGGCAAGATCGGCTGGGACACCTATCTCCGGGCGCGCCGCGCTCTTGCCGCTCCGCTGCCGCGGCCTCTGCCGCGGTTCGGCCACGGCGCCGAGGCGGCGATGCCCGACGGCGTGATCCTCCTCGGCTGCTTTCACCCGAGCCAGCAGAACACATTCACCGGCCGGCTCACGCGTCCCATGCTGCACGGCGTGTTCCGGCGCGCCCGCACGCTCGCCCGCCGCCGCTCGTGA